ttcattttttaacattgaaaaattgaaatttcatgCATTTAGTAGCTTAGTTTATGTATGGTTTGATTCTTGGATTCTTCATATTAGTTTGCATTATTTTCCTCATGTTGAGGCTTGTCAAGTCAATCCTATATACTTGTTTAGTTTTTACGCGCTTTAATAAGTTTTTCAGTTAGTGAATGTATAACTTCGAAAGACATATTCCCAAGAGCTTCCTTTTTAAAATTGGGCAGGAATACACGATCTATTTAGTAGCTCTATATTGCAAGAATAATTAGTGCCATGATGATTGTCTGTGTGCAATTTGGAGGAAAAAAATGTGGTGGATTTATAAATTTGGATTATATAAATTGGGACATTAAAGGATTTCTTGGTAAAGAGATAGAGAAACTCTTTATTAACTTGCCAATAGGTTAATGCATAGTCCTGAAAAGGTTTGAACTATTTAAGGTTCAAGATCTGACAAATGCAATGGTAAGACTGATAATTTTTGGTTGCTTTATTCTGATCTctggtttttcttcttctctctttaaaTGTGCTTCTGTTGAACCTTATCTTGAATTTCTGTTCTCAAATTTGCTTGGTTCTGATATGGCCAGTTTTTTGCAGGTACAAACTTTCTAGTTTTGTTTAATGCTTTGCATTGTTCTTTGAGGCTTGTAAATATGAAGAAGCAGAACTCCATGACTTCTAATATTGGAGATTTTGCTGGACGAATAACACGTGCTCGAGCTGCTGCCTTGAGCTCAGCTGGACAGATGCCTCCTTTAAAAGATCATGtggaagaaaataaaagaatggcTCGTCGAGGTAATACAAAAAGAGCAGCCTTGGATGAGAACAACACTGATGCACCTGATAATCCACACCACCAGCATAAGAGAAGAGCAGTACTTCGAGATGTCACAAATGTTTGCTGCAAGAGTTCTTGCAAGAGCTGCTTTAATGATACTAAAATTCAGGTTAATGCATTTTCCTCACTGTTTGTTCACAATTCTGATTTGTGTAcccttattcattgtaattACTGTATATATATTACAAACTCCTTGTTCAATCTATTGATTTGgctaatttatgttaaaaagaCATATCTGTTGATAGATATTTCTATTGCATGAGCAGAACGAGTTAGGATTGAGCAAAGAAAAGgcaattttgattaaaaattttcttgtcCTTGTTAACATAGCACATGCTAAagtacaatttttttcttttttttttttatgatttacaGTTGAAAATTTCTTCATTATTGCATTTCTACATGTGTGGCTAAATTTAAGCATCTTCAGAACTTCTCATTTAGCTTTTCCAATCAGTAATCTGAATGTATAATTTCAGGACAACAGCATTCAGCAGGCAAAAAGAGGTCAGGCCAGGGTAACCAAAGTGGCTCCTTCTGTTTCTGTAGAACTGCCACAGGTTGAAgctaattcaaaaataaaaattatccaaGACATAGTGAAAGAAGAATCTAAACTAGAAGAAGTTTCAACCAGCTTGCATACAGATAAACCTCTGCACTTAATTACTATACAGGAATGCGGCATAGATGATCAAAGGATTGCAGACCTGAGTTCCGGTATGCCTTTAGAGTCTCAAAGTTCTCTAAATGAAGGTTCGCAACTCTTCCATTTCTCACCCCCAAGCAGTAGAACTATTATGTACTACTATTTTATTAATGGTTCAGATTAGAATGCCTAATAAGAAATACTTGTGGGAATTTTTGTATGTAATATCTGTTATTCTTAAAGACTTACATATGTTGAGTACTTTTATCCTAAATAGTTGTGTGCATAAAAAATCAGTGgcatttttgtttcaaatgtgGTTGCAGAGGAGAAAGGCGCTTTTCATGGGAAGCTAATGACATCATGTGATCCTGACTACGTGAACATTGATGTTGATAATACAGATCCTCAACAGTGCAGCCTCTATGCTGCTGATATCTACACTAATTTGCGTGTTGCTGAGGTTTGTGGTGTAGACATCATTCTTTTATTTCTACAGCATTCATGTTTGTCCTTTCtgttatatgtgtgtgtgttttgtaTCTGTTAGATCTTAAAAATTAAGTCAGTCAGCAACCTTCTCCAAATCATGGAAAAATGAGAATGaacatttaaaatatacaacATGCAAGCCTAGGAtgaacaatataatttttatttcttctaatGTTATAGCTTATGACTAAAGTGGCTTGAAATGATGCATAGGCATGATTTAATGCTGcaataaatgtttaaatcatGACCTAATATTTGACTTCAACAGCTCATCCGAAGACCATCTCCTAGTTTTATGGAAAGAATACAACGTGATATAACTCAAACCATGCGGGGGATTCTAGTTGATTGGTTAGTGGAGGTTAGAATACTTTCATTACCTGAATTTGCTATTTTAAATCATCTGGGTAATGCATGTAATCTTTTATACAAAACTCATGTTTTTGAGGTTTATCCTGAGGCAGGAGCCTTTTATGGCCTTGTTTTTAAAAGACTGTTGCAATGGCTGTTGCAGAGTCACAAGAGTTTCTGCCCAAAAACAGAAAGGAATAATTATAGTTAAAAGAAAGTACTATGAACTTTGTTTATGCTGACTCTGGCTGCTGTTTCAGTCATTATcatgttatttgtttttttttttttcttctgagcATTGTGAATATCATTCACAGagatttattcattttctgAAAGTTTTATACTAGCATTAGAAATGAATTCCATTTTAGTGTCTTTCAAGTTGAGAAACTAATATTATTCTTTACAGTTCAAATCCTTTTTCACTGATATAAAGCCCTTGCAGGGTTATATATGCAAATTATAAATGCCAAAATGGCTAATTACAGATTAAATTATTCTTGGTTTCAGGTCTCCGAAGAATATAAGTTGATGCCAGATACACTTTACATGACAGTATACCTCATTGATTGGTTTCTTAGTCAAAATTACATTCAAAGACAAAAACTTCAACTGCTTGGCATCACTTGCATGTTGATTTCCTCGTAAGCTCTCATACTCCATGGCAGAGCTCTATGTATAATGATTGTGATCTACCATATGGCTTGCATAACTTTATAGCCAGTCATTATTATTCTGATGtacaaaaatctaattttgctTCATCCACCTATATGGTTGTTAAGCACATAATggctatttttttttctagtttatttgatttaatgctTAATGTGGGTACCTCCATATGACTTGAAGGAAGTATGAAGAAATATGTGCACCACGAGTAGAAGAATTTTGCTTCAGCACTGACAACACTTACACAAGAGAGGAGGTATGTCTTGGTTCTAGCCAATTAAATGCTCAACAGTCATGAACTTGGAATGTGGAAAATATTTGCATTCAAGTGAGTGATATGATGTAGTACATCTTGACTAATCTTAGCATAGGTTTTCTACTCTCTCTAAAATTACGTATTTCAAAGCAACTTAGCTGGAATGCCTTTTTATTGCATCACTAGCAGAGTCTgcctttcattttttctttctccctGCTTGAGAATTTTAGTAATTTGTGCCTGAGGAAAGTAATTTTTCAGGTTCTAAAGATGGAGATACATGTACTAAAACATGTTGGCTTTCAATTATCTGCACCGACTGCAAAAACCTTTATAAGGTATTCCAGCTCATCCAATGTTTGGACATGCCTTATAGAATGCTGTATATTCCTAATGCATTTTTCTGGGAAATTGTTTTGGGTGTCAGGAGGTTTCTTCGAGCAGCACAAGCTTCTTACAAGGTAATGAGGTTGGTTTATTTGATAACTATCTCTTTCCCTTTAGAGAAAGACTAATCGAAATGCAAATTTGCAGAGCCCCAGTCTTGAATTGGAGTATTTGGCCAACTTCCTAGCAGAATTGACGTTGGTGGATTATGGTTTCTTGAATTTCCTTCCTTCTATCATTGCTGCATCAGCTGTGTTTCTTGCCAGATGGACGCTGGATCAATCAAGTCACCCTTGGGTCTGCATGCTTCTCTTCATTATGAGTCTTTCATTACTACATTATTGGAACCTGACTTCATTAATGTTTTTGGCAGAACACAACTCTTGAACATTACACATCCTACAAGGCATCTGATCTAAAGATGACAGTGTTTGCATTACAAGAATTACAAATGAATACCAATTGTTGTCCTCTGAATGCTATACGCATGAAGTATCAGCAACAAAAGGTAGCAAGTCTGGATGATACTGATTAATCGAATGCACTCTTTTCTATGCAATTCCTTTTCGTATATATTCATCTAATATCATAGATTTGTTGCACTATTGAAATTGTAAAAGTTATCTAACAACAATTGCCATGGCAGTTCAAATCCGTGGGAACTTTGTCCTCTCCAAGACTACTTGAAACACTTTTTTGAAGACAGGTGGTTTACTCATCTACTTGGAGAGGGGGCTGCTAACAGATAACATATAGcttgcttttgcttttgttaGTTTCTCCACGAGGTTTTGTACAATGTCTAATTCTTAATTtctagatttaaaatttttcttctcaaactTTGTAGTCTTTGTACATAAGATCTTAACATTTCCATCTGGGTTTTGTTTCTTACAAAATTGTGTCTTTTTAAGGTTGTATTGGCAATGCCTCTAAG
Above is a genomic segment from Mangifera indica cultivar Alphonso chromosome 3, CATAS_Mindica_2.1, whole genome shotgun sequence containing:
- the LOC123211034 gene encoding cyclin-A2-4-like isoform X3 — protein: MKKQNSMTSNIGDFAGRITRARAAALSSAGQMPPLKDHVEENKRMARRGNTKRAALDENNTDAPDNPHHQHKRRAVLRDVTNVCCKSSCKSCFNDTKIQDNSIQQAKRGQARVTKVAPSVSVELPQECGIDDQRIADLSSGMPLESQSSLNEEEKGAFHGKLMTSCDPDYVNIDVDNTDPQQCSLYAADIYTNLRVAELIRRPSPSFMERIQRDITQTMRGILVDWLVEVSEEYKLMPDTLYMTVYLIDWFLSQNYIQRQKLQLLGITCMLISSKYEEICAPRVEEFCFSTDNTYTREEVLKMEIHVLKHVGFQLSAPTAKTFIRRFLRAAQASYKSPSLELEYLANFLAELTLVDYGFLNFLPSIIAASAVFLARWTLDQSSHPWNTTLEHYTSYKASDLKMTVFALQELQMNTNCCPLNAIRMKYQQQKFKSVGTLSSPRLLETLF
- the LOC123211034 gene encoding cyclin-A2-4-like isoform X2, which encodes MKKQNSMTSNIGDFAGRITRARAAALSSAGQMPPLKDHVEENKRMARRGNTKRAALDENNTDAPDNPHHQHKRRAVLRDVTNVCCKSSCKSCFNDTKIQDNSIQQAKRGQARVTKVAPSVSVELPQVEANSKIKIIQDIVKEESKLEEVSTSLHTDKPLHLITIQECGIDDQRIADLSSGMPLESQSSLNEEEKGAFHGKLMTSCDPDYVNIDVDNTDPQQCSLYAADIYTNLRVAEVSEEYKLMPDTLYMTVYLIDWFLSQNYIQRQKLQLLGITCMLISSKYEEICAPRVEEFCFSTDNTYTREEVLKMEIHVLKHVGFQLSAPTAKTFIRRFLRAAQASYKSPSLELEYLANFLAELTLVDYGFLNFLPSIIAASAVFLARWTLDQSSHPWNTTLEHYTSYKASDLKMTVFALQELQMNTNCCPLNAIRMKYQQQKFKSVGTLSSPRLLETLF
- the LOC123211034 gene encoding cyclin-A2-4-like isoform X1, producing MKKQNSMTSNIGDFAGRITRARAAALSSAGQMPPLKDHVEENKRMARRGNTKRAALDENNTDAPDNPHHQHKRRAVLRDVTNVCCKSSCKSCFNDTKIQDNSIQQAKRGQARVTKVAPSVSVELPQVEANSKIKIIQDIVKEESKLEEVSTSLHTDKPLHLITIQECGIDDQRIADLSSGMPLESQSSLNEEEKGAFHGKLMTSCDPDYVNIDVDNTDPQQCSLYAADIYTNLRVAELIRRPSPSFMERIQRDITQTMRGILVDWLVEVSEEYKLMPDTLYMTVYLIDWFLSQNYIQRQKLQLLGITCMLISSKYEEICAPRVEEFCFSTDNTYTREEVLKMEIHVLKHVGFQLSAPTAKTFIRRFLRAAQASYKSPSLELEYLANFLAELTLVDYGFLNFLPSIIAASAVFLARWTLDQSSHPWNTTLEHYTSYKASDLKMTVFALQELQMNTNCCPLNAIRMKYQQQKFKSVGTLSSPRLLETLF